Proteins found in one Nevskia ramosa DSM 11499 genomic segment:
- a CDS encoding TonB-dependent receptor: MNESMLRRLGWAVLVNSALMGQAAAQGDSDLDAILGPSESPTESTPPASAPATAEAAPAPAASEPAPAATAPQAAAAEPAAGEAAAPEAAASGPRTVKNRLTEEIVVTAEKREENLQEVPTSVSAFSGAALDAKGVADIKDLQLITPGLQYDSMASYSIIFIRGIGGDAFQAGVDSSVATYIDGLYLPFTFSAAQALGDVKQIEVLKGPQGSLYGRNAIAGAITIKLKEPTKDFAASVLAQYGNYNDAKTKISVSGPVPFTDQSLLYSASFVYQNRDSYTTNFFDPNEPDYHSYRNRGYRGALQWDPIDDMQFGVAFYDLKSQDPDSVATNLLTVAPLFKAVLTPNTEKNKSGNVSSIGVFARTRIFSAYAENKMSDYFDAKLIYGKTAANSTILFDYDSAPEPVLDISAVPNRANSESFELIFTSSAEATPDWLEYVGGFYYESTKKTGRYPATIDPLAYGLNIAGSAVLGSPPVLCQIYANIGGDCSANADTNKNILVNVPIYGGVANKAKSFYGQLTFHITEKFSVVAGGRASREDTKLLFAGVGVKLVIPQLGGGVLTTPQLNAIQYAPQQKTFQSFTPTVGLNYKLTDDILLYYKYSEAFKSGNYNGLNINNPPTRVEPELASSNELGFKSSLLEDRSLKLNGAAFLTTISNAQLQTLSLTSGGVTKLQNAGSYSVYGAEGEVNWFVTDALVLGLTGVYLKGTYNNFTGQGFNDLYLNQNNIDFSGKTTVRTPKFTGTASANYTFPFFFGLDAELAGDVYYTSGFYYTANNSLEQPSYYLLNARFGVYDPRSRVRVTLYGKNLNDDTYYTNAYRQDFGDTVIWANPRTYGVTVSWEYGN; encoded by the coding sequence GTGAACGAAAGTATGCTTCGGCGTCTGGGATGGGCGGTGCTGGTCAATTCCGCGCTCATGGGACAGGCCGCTGCTCAGGGCGACAGTGATCTCGATGCGATTCTCGGTCCGTCCGAGTCGCCGACGGAGTCAACACCTCCTGCCAGTGCACCGGCCACGGCCGAAGCCGCGCCAGCGCCTGCCGCCAGCGAGCCGGCTCCCGCCGCAACGGCTCCGCAAGCCGCCGCCGCCGAGCCTGCAGCCGGCGAAGCCGCTGCTCCCGAGGCCGCAGCGTCGGGCCCGCGCACCGTCAAGAATCGTCTGACCGAAGAAATCGTCGTCACGGCTGAAAAGCGTGAAGAGAATCTTCAGGAAGTGCCGACCAGCGTCTCGGCCTTCAGTGGTGCGGCACTCGACGCCAAGGGCGTTGCCGACATCAAGGATCTTCAGTTGATCACGCCGGGTCTGCAGTACGACTCCATGGCCAGCTACTCGATCATCTTCATTCGCGGAATCGGTGGCGACGCCTTCCAGGCTGGCGTCGATTCCTCGGTCGCCACTTATATCGACGGTCTCTATCTGCCGTTCACGTTCTCGGCCGCCCAGGCGCTCGGCGACGTCAAGCAGATCGAAGTGCTGAAGGGCCCGCAGGGTTCCTTGTATGGCCGCAACGCCATCGCCGGTGCGATCACGATCAAGCTGAAAGAACCGACCAAGGATTTCGCAGCCAGCGTGCTGGCGCAGTACGGCAACTACAACGATGCGAAGACCAAGATTTCGGTCTCCGGTCCGGTCCCGTTCACCGATCAGTCGCTGCTCTACAGCGCTTCGTTCGTGTACCAGAATCGCGATTCCTACACCACGAACTTCTTCGATCCGAACGAGCCGGACTACCACTCATATCGCAACCGCGGCTATCGCGGCGCGCTGCAGTGGGATCCGATCGACGACATGCAGTTCGGCGTCGCGTTCTACGATCTGAAGTCCCAGGATCCGGATTCGGTTGCCACCAATCTGTTGACCGTCGCCCCGCTGTTCAAGGCAGTGCTGACGCCGAACACGGAAAAGAACAAGAGCGGCAACGTCAGCAGCATCGGCGTGTTCGCCCGTACCCGCATCTTCTCGGCCTATGCCGAAAACAAGATGTCGGACTACTTCGACGCCAAGCTGATCTACGGCAAGACTGCTGCAAACAGCACGATCCTGTTCGACTATGACTCGGCACCGGAACCGGTGCTCGACATCAGCGCCGTTCCGAACCGCGCCAACTCCGAATCGTTCGAGCTGATCTTCACGTCGAGCGCGGAAGCGACGCCGGATTGGCTGGAATACGTCGGCGGTTTCTACTATGAAAGCACCAAGAAGACTGGCCGTTACCCGGCAACGATCGATCCGCTGGCCTATGGCTTGAACATCGCCGGTTCGGCGGTACTGGGCAGTCCGCCAGTGCTTTGCCAGATCTACGCCAACATCGGCGGCGATTGCAGTGCCAATGCGGATACCAACAAGAACATCCTGGTCAACGTTCCGATCTACGGCGGTGTTGCCAATAAGGCCAAGTCGTTCTACGGCCAGCTGACGTTCCATATCACCGAGAAGTTCTCGGTGGTGGCCGGCGGTCGCGCTTCCCGTGAAGACACCAAGCTGCTGTTTGCCGGTGTCGGCGTCAAGCTGGTCATTCCACAGTTGGGTGGTGGTGTCCTGACCACGCCGCAGCTGAACGCGATCCAGTACGCCCCGCAGCAGAAGACGTTCCAGAGCTTCACGCCGACGGTGGGTCTGAATTACAAGCTGACCGACGACATCCTGCTCTATTACAAGTATTCGGAAGCTTTCAAGTCGGGTAACTACAACGGCCTGAACATCAACAACCCGCCGACCCGCGTCGAGCCGGAACTGGCGTCAAGCAACGAACTCGGCTTCAAGTCGTCGCTGCTGGAAGATCGTTCGCTGAAGCTCAATGGTGCCGCGTTCCTCACCACCATCAGCAACGCTCAGCTGCAGACCCTGTCGCTGACCAGCGGTGGTGTGACCAAGCTGCAGAACGCCGGTTCGTACTCGGTCTACGGTGCTGAAGGTGAAGTCAACTGGTTCGTCACCGATGCCCTGGTGCTCGGCCTGACCGGCGTGTATCTGAAAGGCACCTACAACAACTTCACCGGTCAGGGCTTCAACGACCTGTACCTGAATCAGAACAACATCGACTTCAGCGGCAAGACCACGGTCCGTACGCCGAAGTTCACCGGTACTGCCTCTGCCAACTACACCTTCCCGTTCTTCTTCGGGCTGGATGCTGAACTGGCTGGTGACGTGTACTACACCTCGGGCTTCTACTACACCGCCAACAATTCTCTCGAGCAGCCGTCGTACTACCTGCTGAATGCGCGCTTCGGTGTCTATGACCCTCGCTCGCGCGTTCGTGTGACCTTGTACGGCAAGAACCTGAACGACGACACGTATTACACCAACGCCTATCGCCAGGATTTCGGCGACACAGTGATCTGGGCCAATCCGCGTACGTACGGCGTGACCGTGTCGTGGGAATACGGCAACTAA
- a CDS encoding OmpA family protein produces the protein MNRPGTGLLKIVAVIGTSIVSAAASAYDGPYVGLQFGINKADDISFDLAGTRTALTQPPVIVELPQIQNSGPAGDYGFEKNVLGQFVVGYKFPIGIRPELELSLRRERANSITNPDGSQPDPKGTRLTTVSGFANLWYDFFPSWRIHPYIGGGGGINRFILNNAQTNALQVLLANNNGDLGANPESRKADDARFGYQFGGGIQVDVFKGMTLGIDYRNMRSAKADFYPYVDQPQTYLRGRYKTESLTFSVKYYFVQPPPPPAPPVAEPEPAVVPVAAPVDTDGDGVVDGVDQCPDSPPGSVVDETGCPPPPPAPVCKTPGPGEKISLAGCGTGDNIVLKGVNFDTNKATLTLNAKSLLDGVVGELTEYPTIHVQVGGHTDSRGSAKLNEGLSQRRAASVVKYLGDKGIAKDRMTSAGFGASQPIADNGTTEGQDLNRRVELKIVSGSGVREVPAAAAAPAAAESAPAEAAPEAAVEAAPAEDAPAAPTP, from the coding sequence ATGAATCGCCCAGGAACCGGTCTCTTGAAGATCGTTGCGGTAATCGGAACATCGATCGTTTCAGCAGCAGCTTCTGCTTATGACGGCCCGTATGTAGGTCTGCAGTTCGGCATCAACAAGGCTGATGACATCAGCTTCGATCTGGCCGGTACCCGGACTGCGCTTACTCAGCCTCCAGTCATCGTGGAGTTGCCGCAGATCCAGAACAGCGGCCCTGCCGGTGACTACGGATTCGAGAAGAACGTGCTGGGCCAGTTCGTGGTCGGCTACAAGTTCCCGATCGGCATCCGGCCAGAGTTGGAACTGTCGCTGCGTCGCGAACGCGCCAATTCGATCACCAACCCGGATGGCAGCCAGCCGGACCCGAAGGGAACGCGTCTGACGACGGTGTCGGGCTTTGCCAATCTCTGGTACGACTTCTTTCCGTCGTGGCGGATTCATCCTTACATCGGTGGCGGTGGCGGCATCAATCGTTTCATTCTGAATAACGCACAGACCAACGCGCTTCAGGTGTTGCTGGCCAACAACAACGGCGACCTCGGTGCAAACCCCGAATCGCGCAAAGCCGACGATGCCCGGTTCGGCTATCAGTTCGGTGGCGGTATTCAGGTCGACGTGTTCAAGGGCATGACCCTTGGTATCGACTACCGCAACATGCGTTCGGCGAAGGCTGATTTCTATCCCTATGTGGACCAGCCGCAGACTTATCTGCGGGGACGCTACAAGACGGAATCGCTGACGTTCTCCGTCAAGTACTACTTCGTTCAGCCGCCACCGCCGCCTGCGCCGCCTGTGGCCGAGCCGGAGCCAGCCGTGGTCCCGGTCGCAGCCCCGGTGGACACGGACGGCGACGGTGTGGTTGACGGAGTGGATCAGTGCCCTGATTCACCGCCGGGCAGCGTGGTCGACGAAACGGGTTGCCCGCCGCCGCCACCGGCGCCGGTGTGCAAGACCCCGGGCCCTGGCGAAAAGATCTCGCTGGCGGGCTGCGGAACGGGTGACAACATCGTGCTGAAGGGCGTCAATTTCGACACCAACAAGGCGACGCTGACGCTCAACGCGAAGTCGCTGCTGGATGGCGTGGTCGGCGAGCTGACCGAGTACCCGACGATCCACGTGCAGGTCGGTGGTCATACCGACAGCCGCGGCTCGGCGAAGCTCAACGAAGGCTTGTCGCAGCGTCGTGCCGCTTCGGTGGTCAAGTACCTCGGTGACAAGGGTATCGCCAAGGATCGGATGACCAGTGCCGGCTTCGGAGCCTCGCAGCCGATCGCCGACAACGGCACCACCGAAGGCCAGGACCTGAACCGTCGCGTCGAGCTGAAGATCGTCTCCGGCTCCGGCGTGCGGGAAGTTCCTGCAGCGGCAGCAGCACCGGCGGCTGCGGAGTCGGCACCTGCCGAAGCGGCCCCGGAAGCAGCAGTCGAAGCAGCTCCTGCGGAAGACGCACCGGCCGCTCCGACCCCATAG
- a CDS encoding DUF3450 domain-containing protein, which translates to MASRPAVLVGITLSLLITAASAAKLGDVVATSDQWLVAQVDSQKKVDGLAEERLTLADEYRNSLREADSLKLYIQQLKSQLRSQEAEKDSVRVEIREIARTNIAILPLMQDMLAVFGQFVELDTPFLIDERKERVKALNDMMPRADVTVSEKFRRILEGYQVEIDYGRTIEGYRGNLDGKDVDFLRIGRVGLLYQTPDTKETGYWDRDKKGWVIDNSAAEGVKEGLKIARKQSSPDLLMVPLQAAAAAAAPAAAAAN; encoded by the coding sequence ATGGCATCACGGCCAGCAGTACTCGTTGGGATCACGCTGTCATTGCTCATCACCGCCGCCTCGGCCGCCAAGCTGGGTGACGTGGTGGCCACCAGTGACCAGTGGCTGGTGGCACAGGTCGACTCGCAGAAGAAAGTCGATGGCCTCGCCGAAGAGCGCCTGACGCTTGCGGATGAATACCGCAACTCGCTTCGCGAAGCGGACAGCCTGAAGCTGTACATCCAGCAGCTGAAATCGCAGCTGCGTTCGCAGGAAGCGGAAAAGGATTCGGTACGCGTGGAGATCCGCGAGATCGCCCGCACCAACATCGCGATCCTGCCGCTGATGCAGGACATGCTGGCGGTGTTCGGCCAGTTCGTGGAGCTGGATACGCCGTTCCTGATCGACGAGCGCAAGGAGCGGGTCAAGGCGCTCAACGACATGATGCCGCGCGCCGACGTCACGGTCTCCGAGAAATTCCGCCGCATCCTCGAGGGCTACCAGGTCGAGATCGACTATGGCCGCACCATCGAAGGCTATCGCGGCAATCTGGACGGTAAGGATGTCGACTTCCTGCGGATCGGCCGCGTCGGCCTGCTGTACCAGACGCCCGATACCAAGGAGACCGGCTACTGGGATCGCGACAAGAAGGGCTGGGTCATCGACAACAGCGCCGCTGAAGGCGTCAAGGAAGGTTTGAAGATTGCCCGCAAGCAATCCTCGCCTGACCTGCTGATGGTGCCCCTCCAGGCCGCGGCTGCCGCTGCTGCGCCTGCTGCTGCCGCCGCCAACTGA
- a CDS encoding MotA/TolQ/ExbB proton channel family protein gives MSIRIKDLCAVTTFASKVSAAFLIAFGCASIPAQAQDAAAGAKTLDDLLMQVKKADQKDAALNKEREARFAASRDQQASLLGEAKRAKEALEAESAALQRQFEVNDKEIADLMASRDASAGNLGELFGVMRQSAGDFASAARNSMLTVQFPERIAQLDRLAQTKTMPPIEDLQGFWFEMQREMTEGGKVARFDASVTQPSGERTKKNVLRVGPFVAISDGKFLSYETGSDSFSVPPKQPPSHFLSTAKSFESQETGYHPMILDPSRGVLIGLYSQRPEVIERIHVGGWVAYLILLVGAIGAGLAIYQFFYLTIVTAKVNKQLTNLNNLDKGNPVGRVLASFKGSAMPKDEDAEVVELRISEAVLKELPAIQRIQPFVKLVVAAGPLLGLVGTVIGMIETFQSITESGSGDPKLMAAGIGKAMIATVLGLGIAIPLLFINSALASRSKRLVQILDQQSTGLLAETLEARQGHGSGAAHA, from the coding sequence ATGTCCATCCGAATCAAAGACCTCTGTGCTGTAACCACCTTCGCCTCCAAGGTTTCGGCGGCGTTCCTTATTGCTTTCGGTTGCGCGTCGATCCCGGCTCAGGCCCAGGACGCAGCAGCCGGTGCCAAGACGCTGGACGACCTGCTGATGCAGGTGAAGAAAGCCGATCAGAAAGATGCCGCCCTGAACAAGGAGCGCGAAGCGCGCTTCGCCGCTTCACGGGACCAGCAGGCCAGCCTGCTCGGCGAAGCCAAGCGTGCCAAGGAAGCACTGGAAGCGGAATCCGCAGCGCTGCAGCGCCAGTTTGAAGTCAACGACAAGGAAATCGCCGATCTGATGGCGTCACGCGACGCCTCGGCCGGCAACCTCGGCGAGCTGTTCGGCGTGATGCGCCAGAGCGCTGGCGACTTCGCCTCGGCGGCCCGCAATTCGATGCTGACCGTGCAGTTCCCGGAGCGCATCGCCCAGCTCGATCGCCTGGCCCAGACCAAGACCATGCCGCCGATCGAAGATCTGCAGGGCTTCTGGTTCGAGATGCAGCGGGAAATGACCGAAGGCGGCAAGGTCGCCCGCTTCGACGCCAGCGTCACCCAGCCGAGCGGCGAGCGCACCAAGAAGAACGTGCTGCGCGTTGGCCCGTTCGTGGCGATTTCGGACGGCAAGTTCCTGTCCTACGAAACCGGCTCGGACAGCTTCTCGGTGCCGCCGAAGCAGCCGCCCAGCCACTTCCTGAGCACGGCCAAGTCGTTTGAAAGCCAGGAGACCGGCTATCACCCGATGATTCTCGATCCGTCCAGAGGCGTGCTGATCGGCTTGTACTCGCAGCGTCCGGAAGTCATCGAGCGCATCCACGTCGGTGGTTGGGTGGCTTATCTGATCCTGCTGGTCGGTGCCATCGGCGCAGGCCTGGCGATCTACCAGTTCTTCTATCTGACGATCGTCACCGCCAAGGTCAACAAGCAGCTGACCAACCTCAACAACCTCGACAAGGGCAACCCGGTCGGCCGCGTGCTGGCCTCGTTCAAGGGCTCGGCGATGCCGAAGGACGAAGATGCCGAAGTCGTCGAACTGCGTATTTCCGAAGCCGTGCTGAAGGAGCTGCCCGCCATCCAGCGCATCCAGCCGTTCGTGAAGCTGGTGGTCGCGGCCGGCCCGCTGCTCGGCCTGGTCGGTACCGTCATCGGCATGATCGAAACCTTCCAGTCGATCACCGAATCCGGCTCCGGCGATCCGAAGCTGATGGCCGCCGGTATCGGCAAGGCGATGATCGCCACGGTGCTCGGCCTCGGTATCGCCATTCCGCTGCTGTTCATCAACTCGGCCCTGGCCTCGCGCTCCAAGCGTCTGGTGCAGATCCTCGATCAGCAGAGCACCGGCCTTCTGGCCGAAACGCTGGAAGCTCGCCAGGGTCATGGATCGGGTGCGGCCCATGCTTGA